The genomic interval GCATCATGTGAACTACCGGTGCACTTTCGACAGAATTATGGGGGCTCAATACTGCGATGCTCATTGACTCTTTACTTCTCCCTGATGACGTGGAAGGAGGTGTCTGCATTTTCTGTTTTCTATTTTGAATACAGCGGGACAAGAGAGGTATCGAGCCATTACTTCGGCGTACTACAGGGGAGCTGTTGGAGCGTTGCTGGTCTACGACATTACGAAGCGGCAGTCATTCGAGAATGTAAGGCGAGCATCCCGACACCCGTAAAAATATATATCTGGGAccaccgcggcgccgggatCAGTACGAAGCAGTGCGGCGTTAAGCTGTGCCCTCGAGGATGGGGAAGATTCTGTATGATCCCATGTCCTATTGTGCGAACAGGTGGAGCGATGGCTAAAAGAACTCCGCGACCATGCTGATCCGAACATTGTCATCCTCCTCGTGGGAAACAAGAGTGATCTGAAGCATCTCCGCGCGGTTTCCGTCGAAGAAGCGACAAAATTTGCAAACAGAGAGCACCTGGCCTTCATTGAGACCTCCGCGTTGGACGCCACAAACGTCGAGCAAGCGTTCCACCAGATTTTGGCGGGTATGGGGGGCGGATTGAGCTATGCTGACGTACGCCCGTGTAGTTTGAATGCGTCGTTCGTCATACAAGAAACACCATCCTCATTCGGTTCGCACATGTTCCACCCATGAGCACGCAGTGGTGTTTCTGCGAGCCTCCCTAGAGGGAGGGTATCGGAGGCCATGAGATATGAGCAAAAACGATACGGCACGCAGTGATGCATTTTAAAAGTAGCAAACTTGACCGAGAGCACTCTGTGGAGCAGAGGAGGTCTAACGGTCAGCGGTGCCAATTTTATTCCGTGTGATGATGCTTGTCACCTCTCCTGCTGTCCAGAGATTTACCTTCTGCGGCAGAAAAAACAAATCGAGGACAACCCTCAGGCTGCCGCCCAACCAGGGCGCGGACAGAAAATCCACGTAAGATGAAGCATAGGAAGCTCATTTTATAGGACGACCAAGATCCGCTGTTCAGTAGTGTCCGTCAGCGCGCTTGGTACAGTTTCCGAGAGAGAGTCGTGTGATGCTCGTTTCGTGTATGCGGGAACTACGTCTGACCTGAGCCATACCAGTGTTGGCGAGATTATTTATTAGTATTGCCGAATGGTCTTGCTGGGAGTGCACGCATCGCTTCGGGCACAGTCGCAGATTCGCCCATCCGTTTGTCCCGCCGGCCTTGCGCTACCCTATTTCCGCGTGAGATTGCACTTaagacgcgcagccgccagaaTGTTCACATCCCATGTAGCATAGCCTCTGACCCCGTCGGTGTGGCATTTGCGTGTTACGCATTTATAAACTAGCTATGCGAAATGCGTTGTTGGCTGCAGCTGGATGAGGAGAGAACCGAAAGTCAAATACGACAgagcaggcgcggctgctgctcgtCATAGaacctgcggcggcgtcatTGAATTTCTGTACCGGAGTCGCGGATTACCACCGTTCTCGCCTTCTATGATAGGATCGTGCCAGCCACACTCCCGTCCTGCTCCACTTTCTGTCCCGTTCGTGCCGTAGTATGCCAACCGTGAGACTGCGCGAAAATCCGCGGGAATTGAAAATGGGTGTTTGACCCACATAAAAACAGAACTTGCTGATAGAGCCTAGCGTCATGCTTGTGCTCGATACCAGCTCGGCATCACTCAATTTAGTTATTTTCTCTGTGTCCCATCTGCATCTGGCGCACATTTTCTCAACATCGAAAGTTTCTTTGCAAGACGAAACACACAATGTAACAAACATTTATGTAGCAGGAAAAATGTTTTCAGAAGATGGGATGCGCTTGCAACTTAACACACACCGCAGCTGTACAAAAGCGAAGCACATCACCCAGTAAGCTTCAGGCGGCTGGAAACAGCGAAGCAGTTGCCTGTACAGAAGGCATAATCAATCCGACAGTTCGATAACCTGTGGTTGACTTTTGCCAGAGGGCGTTTTTTTGTTACGGTTTGTCACGGTCAGCGGATCGGCTTGTGAGACGTTTCCCGTCGAACGTATGGAGACGGCGGTCGCAAAGAAGCTGGTAATTTTCATCTGGCTCTTGTCACCTGATACTCGTTTACGGAGTTTCCTTGTCTGACGCGttcgagaagcgcgagctTCCATCGAAGACTCTCCCGCCAACTGCAAAACCACAACGCACCGCTCCAGCACTGGATGCTGTGTACTGTGTTTGTCGGCCGGATAGACGGCGTTGGGGAGAGGCGCAGTGGTGTGCCTTCTCCAACGTAGTTACATCAGAAAAAACGTGGTATCTTCGCAAACAACCGTTTACTAAACAGGTACCTGGACGAAGAATACCTATGGTagcggagaaaggagatACGTAGCTTAAAACAGCTACAGGTGTcggatttcaatatcctgCTACATAATTGCTACGTGACTTAGCGGTGTGTGCCGACGACTGAGGCACTGTCGAAATGAACCTACCAACACGGGCTGCATATCATGCAGCAGTGCGTCGAACTCCTTTTGGTCTGCATACACCGTCGGAATCTGCGGCTCTCACAGAAAACACAGAAGTGAACGCATACAGAACCTTCCTGGCTCTGCGGTTCGGCAAGCAGCCGCATCGCCGCCAGAGGCAATCAACGAACCGCTAGATTACCTCCCTGGGGCTCAAACGgtggggggcggggggggggagatTAAGATTCATAGCTCCAGACCAACATCAGAGCACCGTTGGCCGTGCTCGTCAGTCGCTAGTCTCGACTGGCGTAGGTGTTCCCAGACCTACCACTTGTCGAGGTCTTATTAGGCTTATAAATTCCCTGAGTTCGGTGTAACTCGAATGCTCGCTGTACTCAAGAAGATGGACAGTGGTAGATCCCGAATTCCTAAAGCCAAAAGGAAACATATAAACGAAAAACATAGATCAAGGGTTCATGTACAGTTTTTCGGTTGCAAGATCAAAGGCGGTGGATCTTTCGTATGTGACTTACATGCTGGACCGCTCTCTGTTCCATTTCCTCGTGAAACACCACCCTGTGGGGAGAAGGCCTGGAAGAATCCGCAGTTGACACAAGTACGATCACTGTTCTGCGGTGAACCACGTCGGCGGCTGAAGCACAAGTGAACAAGAGCCTTCACGCCTCGGCAGCACTTACCCACGACGGATGTGAATGCATTACTGAGACCGGTCTCCTCAACGTACTTGTGAATCCGCGAAAAGTTTGGACAGAAGTAAGGCATGACAGAGCCTGGAAACAGGAAGACCAACCAGAGTCACCTCCGACGTGCTGTGCAACGATCACGCCCGATGAAAAGAAAGAGCCAGGACGGTTCGTATGCGCACTCACTTACCTATGGTGTTCATCGGAACAATGTGTATTAGCGCATCCGCGGGATCGTCGGTGAGATTCCCACTGTTCTGAGAGCATCGCACAATTGATACAGGAAGTCTTTGTGGCTTCTTACTCAGGATAGCGCCACAGCGCTTCTGAGACCATACAACAATGGCTGTAGAGTTTACTAAAGTGTCGGACACATAATATGTACTGGCAATAGGTAACTCACTAGCTGTTCTAACTGCAGGCAGTCAAGGATGCAGCGTCGCCGACCACTCGCGTACACTCTCCATCCGAATGCCTTCGAGAGGGCGGCCACCACCTTCTCCTTTCCTACCAGCCGTACAAGGAAAGCATGGAACAGGCAGGACTGAATACAGAAATCATCAAGCATCCCGTTCCTGGATGGTATCTAATCCTGTCGCGTACAGCAGCTGCTCCTCGATCCGTGAGGCTTTACAGAGAAACTGCACGCAATCAGCATGCCTACTTCTCGCGGCAACTGTCACTTTCTTACCGATGGTATATGAACCCACAAGGAATAGAACTCTTCCGTGTTCGCCACTCTCTTTACAGGCCTGAAAGAAGATGGCACCGGCACGACACGATGTAGCGGCCTTGATTTTTGTCTTGATGAACGCAAACGAAATGGACAGCTTCCAAACAAGAAAGCCGCTTACCTCCTGGGCAATCACCACAGCGTTCTGGATCGCTTCTGCTTGTGGCCGGAATACGCACTCTGGCTTGTAGTAAGTAGTGTCGAGAAACAATACGTCAATGAGGCCATTGCGGAGAACCGGGTGATCGCTCATGCTCCGGTCGTAACGGAAATCTCCTGTGTGCAAATACGTTTTCCCCCCCTTCGTCTTAACAAGGAACattgcagcgcctgcgggcagAACACCGCGGATAACCACACAAGCGAAAGATTTGCTTCCGCTCGGACTGAAGGCAGAATACGCTACCCCGTATACGGAAGAACGCTTCAGGCCTCACGACCCTTTGAGGAACCAGGCGTACTGCCTGCGTGCAGGCTCCATCGGAATGACAGCAAGAAGCGCGGGAAGGCGTACCCGGGCAGTGATTGGCATCCAGGAGCGTGACGCGCGCACTGGCAATCTCGTACTCGGTGTCGAAATCCAGGCCGCGAACTAGGGCACTATTTACACGGAGAATCGCAATGAGAAGCCTTGCTACATCCACACGGAAGATAACACAGAAGGGAGAGGCAGGTGAACACCCATTTTCGGTGCTCCAGAGTGTTTTGAACGTCTGCTCCTACAGGCCACCTAGAAGCTCCATCGCCCACTCGCCAAGCGCGATTTTCTCGATGCTGAGCCTTACCGGTCACAACGGAGCAATACACGGTACCTCTCGACCATGATTTCGAAAGTCCACTGTAATGATCGGCATGGAAGTGCgaaaggaagaaaacgaaggagCCAGCCGGAACTCTCTTGAACGTGTCAACCAAAATTAGTGGTTCTGTCTCAGGCACAATATGAGAAATGCGCCGTGGTGAGGCTGCAAGGGCGTCAGCCATGGGCTTTTAACAGATGCATGGAGTTCCCGATTTACGGCAGTCAAAAACTCAAGCGACACTACACTTTCTACCAAAATGTAGACGTGACAGACGCAAGGCTGTTCCAGGTACTTCCGTGCATACGGAGCGCTAGACGGGACGCATGGCACTATTCTCCTGCGCGTCTACAGGATGACAAAGTTGTGTCGAAATTCGAATGGAAGCGAACCAAGGGAGTTTAATAGGAAATAGTTTATTTTTTAGAGACTCGTTAGGCGTTTCTATAGCGTAAGACGGGACGCATGGCACTATTCTCCTGCGCGTCTACAGGATGACAAAGTTGTGTCGAAATTCGAATGGAAGCGAACCAAGGGAGTTTAATAGGAAATAGTTTATTTTTTAGAGACTCGTTAGGCGTTTCTATAGCGTCCGAGGTGCTGCGACTAGCTGCATGCCGAGCCTCGACGGGGGGTCATGCATGCCACATAGTAACAGCGGTGAGCTGTCCCTACACCACAAGACATATAAACAAGTCCTCGCCGGACAACTTTCCCTAGAACAGGCAACGGGGCAGTCCTGGAACGCATTGTGTAAGGAGACTATCTAAGTTAAAATGAAGGCCGTTACGCTTGGCACCATAATTCTTTCTGTTGGAGCTGCCACCCGCCCGACAGCTCACGCACGTACCGGTTTGCCATGGCATCCGCCATCTAATCTGGCGTCGGACGGTTCtctggcgagagagagcaTTGAGGGGCTATCTTCTTTTAGCTTCCTTGAGCTCGGCTCGACTGTTATGGTAAGCAATATGAACTCGGCACCTCTAGCTGGGCACAGTAAGAGATGTCTCAGGCTCCCATGAACGACAGGATTTGCGCGTGCAGATTGATCGGTAGGTTCTTCCCTAAGGAACGTACGTTAGGTCGACTCGAACTGCAATACATATGCGTAATGCCGCTACAGAGGAAAGCCCAATGAATCTTCCTTCTGCGACAAGCGTCCCAACATCCGTCACGTttgcgccgcgtgccgccACAGTGTCAGCCACTCCGACGTTTCGTCAAGTGAGAGAAGCCATTTTTATAATGGTGCTTATTGAAAGAAACCTGTGCCATATAGCAGATCTCGACGATGCCCTCGTTCACCCCCGCGTAGGGTGCCTTTTCTACCCGTCTGCGGGGGTACACAGGTAAGGATGAAATAAGTTGGGCACCAACAACGGCTCCATGACATTTCCACGCGGGGCGTTTTCTTCCCGATGATCCAGCACGGAAGCAGCTAGGGACTAATCCAGCCCGCCATACTCGTGACGTGACTGCCAGAGAATACAAGATCTACGTCGTCTTATCAAATGCTGCCCTTCTACCGCTTTTATCATAGCTCGATTTTTTGGACATTGCGCTTGCAGGCAGACACAAATCTTGTGCTTTCCCCTGTGGCCGGCCAGACACCCTGTTGGTGATCCATCAAGTCATGTAGCCTGCGTGCCACAAAATATGTGGAAAATTCAATGATCCAACTAGAGCGACAGTGTCAATGCCACAAAAGTTGCCAGACGAACATTCCATAGTCCGGAACGCTGGCGCTCACGAAATGTACGAGAAAGCGttatccccccccccccccctcccccaaTGGAGAGTTTACACACGATAGTCACAGCAAAAACCAGGGCTGCGCCTGATCCCCTTACAAATGGGACTTCGAATACTGCGGAAACTGGACGAGATTGTGAGTTGTCTGGAGCCGCAGTGGTACATCTTCGCGTACTTGAGAATATCGTGTAACAGCCACTCAACCTCAAGAAACACTCGCGCACATGTATCAGCAcactcctctctctcggaCACCTGGCAGTGAACCAACAGTCCAAAGGTCCTGATCCTCAAAGAGAAGCGACGCACCAGTTCGCTCTCAAACAGATACATCGCTTTCCTCTAAGAGACACAATCACGGATTCCGGAGATGTACTGCCACGGAATCGGAGGCGCCAGTTCATGGAAGCAAGGCGACATGCATCGTACACCAACCAGGGGGGCTGTACCCGTTTATCCTTGTGACTGAAATTGGAAACGAATACACGCACGAATAACCGCTCAGAAAGTCTACAGAATAGGACCAGCAGCAACAACCTCCGGAGTCGCACGATCAGTGTAATTACTAAAGTTCTCGATGAATAGAGACGCCAGTTTCTGAACCTGTTTATCCAGCTTGGTCGCGTCCGTCCAGCATGATTGAGGCGACAAAAGGTCACTTGGGACACCTTTAATCGAAGTCGGCACGGCCAGGTTGAACACAGGCATCGTCTGCAACATAGGCGACAAAACATAAGCGACACATATGGCGCGTCCCACCCACGCATTGAGCAGTTTGACGCAGATCCATGGATGAATCGACCTTACCGGTGCTACTGGCTACTGCCGCCCTCTACGATATGAACTCGAAACTTACTTTATATTCAGTCTGCAGCGCGGTGCCATCATGAATTGCATCGACCATGAGGCGGGTGTATTTGAGAGGAATGCGCCGTCCTTCGCTCATGCCATAGCCACCGCAAATCCAACCAGTGTTCAGCAGCCACGCGTTCGCGTTATGCTCTTTCAACTTCTTGGCCTAAACACACACCAGCATCGCACGTTATACAGGGCCTGTACTGCCGCCACATTCGCTGCGGCCCCTTTATCTAATTAAAAAACACTAATCTGCTTAATACTGTCACCTCATTCTCGAAAACTTACCAACATTTCAGCGTAGACCATAGGATGCATTGCCAAGAAAGGCGCCCCGTAGCACGCAGAAAAGGTAGCTGTTGGCTCGAGGATGCCGATTTCCGTTCCCGCCATCTTGCTGGTGTAACCACTAATAAAATGGTACATGACTTGCTCCGGGGTCAGTTTTGACAGCGGCGGGAGAACTCCGAAAGCGTCGCAGGTCTGCAATGAATCATAATCCACAATGCCGGAACAATGGTATACAGTCCGAATGACCCAACTCACTAAGAAAATACGGGCCAGAGCGGAGCTTACCAGCAAAATAATGTTGGACGGATGCGTGTCGACTTTAGCAGGAATGAGAGCATTTGGAATATAGGAGAGGGGATACGCACATCGAGTGTTCTCAGTGACTGCAACGTCACGGAAGTCAACTACGCGCGTCGTTCCATCAATGATGACGTTCTCGAGTACGCTGCCAAACCGGATCGCATCCCAAATTTCAGGCTCTTGCTCCTTCGACAAGTCCTTGCATTTTGCATAGCAACCACCCTCGATATTAAAAACGCCTTTGTCCGTCCACACgtgctcgtcgtcgccgatTAATTGCCTCGCCGGGTCTGCAGACTGTGCAAACACCGCCGTCCGTACGATGAATGATCACCCTTGCTTTTGTAGAGTATCGActtcgcagagctgcgcTTAGGCACCAGTTCGAACAGCTTCCTTACCAGTGTGGTTTTTCCAGTGCCAGAGAGACCGAAGAAAAGTGTGACGTCGCCTTTGGGCCCAACGTTGCAGGACGAATGAAGGGGCAACTGACCCCGCTTTGGCATAAGGTACATCATCAAAGTCAGAATGCCTTTTTTCATCTCCCCGGCGTACTGCGTTCCAAGAATCACCATCTCTCCAGCGCCTAGATTCATAGCGACAGAGGTCTGACTTGTAACACCTGGCACGCCCGAGAACACACTTCACCATTATTTGAGTAACGGCTCATCGGACGAGATCTTCATCGGCAACGGCCGGTCGGACTCCCTATTGCCTCCCTCACCTTCTGTGTATCGATTGGCTGGGAAACAACCAGCGTTATAGATAGTGAAGTCCGGCTTGAAGTTCTCCAACTCCGCAGACGTCGGCATCACAAGCATGTTTTGCATAAATAGTGCGTGATATGCTCGCGTGGTTATCACGCGGACTTTAATCCGGTACTCAGGGTCCCACCCCGCGAACGCGTCCACAACGTATAATTGATCCTGAACATACACATCGAAGAGCCTTTCTTGCATTGGTGGTTTCCGCAAAggagctcctcgtcgcgcgcaaGCGTCAACGCGATTGAGACATGCAGGCGGCTACAGATCAGGCATTACGACTCACCTGCAGATTAAGATAGTCCACCGCGCGTTCACGGTTCACGAGATAAGACTTCTCGCAAAAGGGGATGTTAACCTTCCCCCACCAGACATCGTCCTTCGACGACGGCTCCTCCACTATCCTCTTATCCGCAGGAGACCGCCCGGTCTTCAGACCTGAGAGAACGGGCCGATAACACCATTTCGTGGGACGAATTAGTAAGCTACCACACATGAACAATAAAACATGAACTTGTTTCTATTCGCTCACCTGATGAGACGCACAATGCTCCAGTGCTCGCTATCAAGGAA from Besnoitia besnoiti strain Bb-Ger1 chromosome XI, whole genome shotgun sequence carries:
- a CDS encoding Ras-related protein Rab11 (encoded by transcript BESB_020370), translated to MAAKDEYYDYLYKIVLIGDSGVGKSNMLSRFTRDEFNLESKSTIGVEFATKSVYLDEGKVIKAQIWDTAGQERYRAITSAYYRGAVGALLVYDITKRQSFENVERWLKELRDHADPNIVILLVGNKSDLKHLRAVSVEEATKFANREHLAFIETSALDATNVEQAFHQILAEIYLLRQKKQIEDNPQAAAQPGRGQKIHLDEERTESQIRQSRRGCCSS
- a CDS encoding DNA repair metallo-beta-lactamase (encoded by transcript BESB_020380); the protein is MADALAASPRRISHIVPETEPLILVDTFKRVPAGSFVFFLSHFHADHYSGLSKSWSRGTVYCSVVTARLLIAILRVNSALVRGLDFDTEYEIASARVTLLDANHCPGAAMFLVKTKGGKTYLHTGDFRYDRSMSDHPVLRNGLIDVLFLDTTYYKPECVFRPQAEAIQNAVVIAQEACKESGEHGRVLFLVGSYTIGKEKVVAALSKAFGWRVYASGRRRCILDCLQLEQLNSGNLTDDPADALIHIVPMNTIGIRDLPLSIFLSTASIRVTPNSGNL
- a CDS encoding PEP-carboxykinase I (encoded by transcript BESB_020390); amino-acid sequence: MNRGQSSGSLKDSISFLEILKKQIDANLQHHKPGDCPLTKKDILDLGQLQKEIDFQEHVQSVGITCAQLFHNTAPAILYEEALKKEAGSLIASTGALCVSSGLKTGRSPADKRIVEEPSSKDDVWWGKVNIPFCEKSYLVNRERAVDYLNLQDQLYVVDAFAGWDPEYRIKVRVITTRAYHALFMQNMLVMPTSAELENFKPDFTIYNAGCFPANRYTEGVTSQTSVAMNLGAGEMVILGTQYAGEMKKGILTLMMYLMPKRGQLPLHSSCNVGPKGDVTLFFGLSGTGKTTLSADPARQLIGDDEHVWTDKGVFNIEGGCYAKCKDLSKEQEPEIWDAIRFGSVLENVIIDGTTRVVDFRDVAVTENTRCAYPLSYIPNALIPAKVDTHPSNIILLTCDAFGVLPPLSKLTPEQVMYHFISGYTSKMAGTEIGILEPTATFSACYGAPFLAMHPMVYAEMLAKKLKEHNANAWLLNTGWICGGYGMSEGRRIPLKYTRLMVDAIHDGTALQTEYKTMPVFNLAVPTSIKGVPSDLLSPQSCWTDATKLDKQVQKLASLFIENFSNYTDRATPEVVAAGPIL